The region TGTTTCCCCATAGGCCTGTTGGGTCCTGCATTACTTCTGTGAGGTCAAGTTTAAGAGTGACCAGAACCTGCAGACAGCCCTGGAGCTGACCCGCCTCTGCCTGATCAACGACAACGAGATGCCTGTTAAAGTGGAGGCAGCCATCGCCCTGCAGGTCCTCATCAGCAACCAGGAGAAAGGTAGCTAGCTATCTCTCCACTGTCAGACTCAGAAACACACCATAGGTGTATATGGAGTCTTTGCTGTATAACATTAATACTTGTGTTCTGCTTAAATCCAAATGATATAACTGATTATCACGAAGTGCTCCTTTGTCATGTTTTTCCTCTTTCCTAGCCAAAGAGTATATCACTCCCTTCATCCGGCCTGTGATGCAGGCCCTCCTGCACATTGTGCGTGAAACAGAGAACGATGACCTCACTAACGTCATCCAGAAGATGATCTGCGAGTACAGCGAAGAGGTCACGCCCATCGCCGTGGAGATGACACAGCACttggtgaggagtgtgtgtgcgcTCAGTACCTGACTCATAAACTGGCCCTGCGCAGGAAGTCGCCTTCCTTTGATCAGTTTATGATTCCGTTTGtcagccatggagagaggaaataAGGTCCAATTACCATCTCTCCTAGTTCCATGTTGGTCTAGTTTTAAAGACTGCTCTCAGGGAAACCCACTTATGGCTGTTATTCCCGTCTCTCCTCAGGCGATGACCTTCAACCAGGTCATCCAGACGGGGCCTGACGAGGAGGGAGGGGACGACAAGGCGGTGACAGCCATGGGCATCCTCAACACTATCGACACACTGCTCAGTGTGGTGGAGGACCACAAAGAGGTGAGTACAGCCATAGCGTCCTGTCTGGGgtctacttgtacatcaagctgtctcatgctacagaaacaggatatGGGCTCCTGCCCTATTGGCCATTCTGGTTCGGACAAGGCATATTTACTTACAGCCATTCAACCAAACACCAACTCAGTACAACAGCTTCCCTCCCAGCTAAAGTCATGGTGCTGCCTGCCAACACACTTCCAGCTGCCCACCCGCTCCTGGAAACACACGCTGTTCTCTCTTCAAAGTGCCTTGCAGGCTGATATCTCTAGAAATAGCACTGTGGCTCTCTGCCCGTACGTCTGCCGACGCACAGGACCGTGGGGCTTGGAACCAGCCAAACCAGCAAATGTTGGTCAACAGTTAGATATGTCTTCTTGGTATACTACTCATGGTCGTTGACTGTGTAAAGTAAAGCGATCAGCTGTTTACTTATGTTGTTTTTATCAATGTGCCTACCTACAGGTATTTGGTTTTCTGGAAATGACTTGcacaatgaaatgatcaaatctACTCTTGCAGCACCACATGTATGTCCATGGtgaatatctgtgtgtgtgtgtgtgtgttccagtgctCTAACTAAATTAATGGGGTTTCTGTTTTAGATCACCCAGCAGCTGGAGGGTATATGTCTGCAGGTGATTGGCACCGTCCTGCAGCAGCATGTCCTGGGTAAGACTCCCTTGCTCTTCCTGTCACACCACATTCCAACCGGGTCCTCCCGTCTCTGACACGCGCAAGTGGGTGAGGTGCCTAGAGTAATTTACGTGACTGACTCACTCTGTGGGGGTTGTCCTATATTTACCTCTGTCTGAAacccagcctgtgtgtgtgtgctgatttTCAGAGTTCTACGAGGAGATCCTGTCTCTGGCGCACAGCCTGACCTGCCAGCAGGTGTCCCAACAGATGTGGCAGCTCCTCCCCTTGGTGTTTGAGGTCTTCCAGCAGGATGGCTTTGACTACTTCACAGGTATACTGCTCACCAACCTGCTAGTCTCAACTTTGCCTGTTATGGTGATATGACTATTATATAGACACAGACCATATTAAATGGGGAATGTAACTATTTCAGACATGATGCCTCTCCTTCACAACTACGTCACGGttgacacagacactctcctgtCTGACACTAAATACCTGGAGATAATCTACAGCATGTGCAAGAAGGTACAGTAATTTACAGCCGCTGTGCAATGTGTTCACACATTATATTGGTGGTGTGTATTTTTGCTGGTGTGAACAGGTTGATAATCTGTTGTCCATGCAGGTTCTGACTGGCGATCCAGGTGAGGATCCAGAGTGTCATGCAGCCAAGCTGTTGGAGGTGGTTATTCTGCAGTGCAAAGGGCGCGGAATTGATCAGGTAAGCGTCTGGCTTCTACACTAAATCTTGTATGGCTACGACTATATTCAATCTTATTTAAGCTGGTTGAATATCAAAGTAACTGCTTTTGAGAAGCACTGTACTATACATTCACCTTAGACTTTCTTTGCCGCTCCTGCAGGTTGTTCCCTTGTTTGTggcggctgcgctggagaggctGACGAGGGAGGTGAAGACCAGTGAGCTGAGGACCATGTGTCTGCAAGTGGCCATCGCAGCCCTGTACTACAGCCCCCCTCTGCTGCTCAACACCCTGGAGAACCTGCGCTTCCCAAACAACACTGAGCCCATCACCAACCACTTCATCTCCCAGTGGCTCAAAGATGTTGACTGCTTCCTGGGGTAAGACCATGCAAGATGCTCATGTTTAATATATTTACAGCTCGTCTGGTTTCTATGGTCGCCCATATAGTTTGATATCAAATAGAGCACAAATATGTGCAGTAAGATATTTTATGTTATCCCCCAGGCTCCATGATAGGAAGATCTGTGTGCTTGGCCTGTGTGCCCTCATTGACTTGGAGCAGAGGCCCCAGGCTGTCAACCAGGTGGCCGGCCAACTGCTTCCCGCAGCCATCCTGCTCTTCAACGGCCTCAAGAGGGCCTACGCCTGTCAAGCAGAGAACGAGAATgaggatgaagatgatgatgaagatggagaggaggatgaggagaatggtactgcatttttttttaattaactaggcaagtcggttaaaaacaaattattatttacaaggaacagtgggtcaactgccttgttaagcagcagaacgacagatttttaccttgtcagcttggggatttgatcagttgctggcccaacactaaccactaggctacctaccaccccaaaTGTGTGCTATCCTCTGAAATTTGTGCTGTCCCATTGTCACGCACCTATTTTAATCTTCCTACTATAGTAAATAGATAAGCTACAGCTGCAAGGAGCACTTCAATGGTAGATGGTTTGAGTTATGTTAGTAGATTGATCAGTAATAATTGCATCCATTGTGCCTTTCCTCAGTTGAGCTGGGCAGTGATGAGGATGACATTGATGAGGAGGGCCAGGAGTACTTGGAGATGCTGGCCAAGCATGCAGGAGAGGATGGGGATGATGAGGACTGGGATGAGGACGACGCAGAGGAGACTGCACTGGAGGGCTACACTACAGCTGTAGACGATGAAGACAACCTGGTGGATGAATACCAGATCTTCAAGGCCATACTACAGAGTAAGGAGACCACCTTTCAGGCACACAAAGCTAGTGATGGGTCGTCAAGTTAAAGACACAAATTTGATATAAACAGTGAATAAGTGTTTACACTCAGTCAATATTACGAAACATATTTGTGAGGCCtgttatttacagtgcattaTTAGTACATGCTTTTCAGTGATGATACGATGACGAATCGGAACGGGACACTGTCTGTGGTCACTGGGTCAGGGTCACGTTCTGTGTCTCTGGGTTCAGTTCCCCACAGCAGCGTGTTCTTCAGTTGAAGACATCGAGGCATTTGTCTGAGGTTTAAAAACACAAtacaggcctcccgagtggcgcagtggtctaaggcactgcatcgcagtgctagctgtgccaccagagactctgggtctgTTGCAGCctgccgtgaccgggaggtccatgggggcgatgcacaattggcctcgCGTTGTCCGGATTAGGAAGGGTTTGGCCaatagggatatccttgtctcatcgcgcactagcgactcctgcggTGGGTggacgcagtgcacgctaaccaggtcgccaggtgcacggtgtttcctccgacacattggtgctgctggcttccgggttggatgtgctctgtgttaagaagcagtgcggcttggttgggttgtgtatcggaggacgcatggagttgtagcgatgagacaagatagtaactactaacaattggataccacgaaaaaagGGTAAAATTCacaagagaaaaaaaacacaatacaAACGAGATCTCTGTATTGAAGAAATCAATGCAATACGTTGCATTTTTTATGCTTAAGTGTAATTCGTACCTAAAAGGGGAGGAAAAAACGTAACTGTATTTCTCCAACTCAGATATCCAGACCCGTGACCCAGCATGGTACCAGGCACTCACACAAACCCTTGATGAGGAACAAGGAAAACACCTTCATGACATTGGCACACT is a window of Oncorhynchus kisutch isolate 150728-3 linkage group LG3, Okis_V2, whole genome shotgun sequence DNA encoding:
- the LOC109888457 gene encoding importin-7 produces the protein MDPNVLIEALRGTMDPNLREAAERQLNEGHTQVNFVSALLQVTMSDQLDLPVRQAGVIYLKNMVTQHWSEGDGTSTETPVNNIPEEDRQFIRDNIVEAIIHSPERIRVQLTTCIHHMIKHDYPGKWTAIVDKIGFYLQSDNSAGWLGILLCLYQLVKNYEYKKPGERSPLVAAMQIFMPMLKDRFIQLLPDPSSESVLVQKQIFKILYALFQYNLPLELINRQNLTEWMEILKTVVDRDVPPETLQVDEDERPELPWWKCKKWALHILARLFERYGSPGNTTKEYTEFADLFLKGYAVAAQQVLLKVLYQYKEKQYVAPRVLQQTLNYINQGIAHAVTWKNLKPHIQGIIQDVVFPLMCYTDSDQELWEEDPYEYIRMKFDVFEDFISPTTAAQTLLFTSCNKRKEVLQKTMGFCYQILTEPTSDPRKKDGALHMIGSLAEILLKKKVYKDQMEFMLQNHVFTLFRSELGYMRARACWVLHYFCEVKFKSDQNLQTALELTRLCLINDNEMPVKVEAAIALQVLISNQEKAKEYITPFIRPVMQALLHIVRETENDDLTNVIQKMICEYSEEVTPIAVEMTQHLAMTFNQVIQTGPDEEGGDDKAVTAMGILNTIDTLLSVVEDHKEITQQLEGICLQVIGTVLQQHVLEFYEEILSLAHSLTCQQVSQQMWQLLPLVFEVFQQDGFDYFTDMMPLLHNYVTVDTDTLLSDTKYLEIIYSMCKKVLTGDPGEDPECHAAKLLEVVILQCKGRGIDQVVPLFVAAALERLTREVKTSELRTMCLQVAIAALYYSPPLLLNTLENLRFPNNTEPITNHFISQWLKDVDCFLGLHDRKICVLGLCALIDLEQRPQAVNQVAGQLLPAAILLFNGLKRAYACQAENENEDEDDDEDGEEDEENVELGSDEDDIDEEGQEYLEMLAKHAGEDGDDEDWDEDDAEETALEGYTTAVDDEDNLVDEYQIFKAILQNIQTRDPAWYQALTQTLDEEQGKHLHDIGTLADQRRAAHESKMIEKHGGYKFTVPEVVPTNFNFGGNAPGMN